The DNA sequence TGATACTCCTAGATCAAGTAAAACTCCGTCTACAGTACCAATTTCAAGGTCTTCAAGGACATTTTTGATGTTTGAAAAATTATTTTTAATATAAGTTACGCTGTCGCCGAAATCCTTAAGATTCTCTCCAGCTCGCATCAGCGCGTATTCATCCTGATCGATTCCAATAAGTCTGCCAGTCGTCAGCCTTTTTGCTATTTCTTTTGAATGCCCTCCACCGCCTAGAGTACCATCGACATAAATTCCACTAGGGTTGATCGAAAGACCTTCTATACACTCGTCAAGCAGTACGGGTTTATGAATAAGTTCCATTTCCCCACCGCTCCTTTTCAAATGGTTAAAATCCAAGCTCTGTCATTGCATCAAGGATTGCCTCGCTTGTAAGGTTGTCCGCATTTTTATCCCATGTTGTCTTGTCCCATATCTCCACCCTTGAAGACGCCCCGATTACGACAACTTCGCGGTTTAAGTGGGCATATTTTCTGAGTGTAACGGGGATAAGAATGCGTCCCTGTGCGTCTGGTGAAACCTCTTCAGCGTTTGAAAAGAAGAAACGCTGCAAATCTCTGCCGGTGGAAAGAGGCAATGCTCTAATCTTTTCGTCAAGAAGCAGCCACTCTTTCATTGGATATACGAAAAG is a window from the Bacillota bacterium genome containing:
- the mraZ gene encoding division/cell wall cluster transcriptional repressor MraZ, translating into MLLGQYQHNIDTKGRLIIPGKFREDLGESFIVTRGVDNSLFVYPMKEWLLLDEKIRALPLSTGRDLQRFFFSNAEEVSPDAQGRILIPVTLRKYAHLNREVVVIGASSRVEIWDKTTWDKNADNLTSEAILDAMTELGF